A genomic segment from Vicinamibacterales bacterium encodes:
- a CDS encoding methyltransferase, with amino-acid sequence MAFDPASKGRLTRHDRGRFPGEGLFDRLGRAVCDAGVLPRKELFEAWEVARRIRRRRRGGRVVDVGGGHGLLAHVMLLLDDSSPDAVVVDPSRPPSSDALARALTTSWPRLAGRVRWIEAPLESVALDRTDVVVSSHACGALTDQVLDAAASAGAAVAVLPCCHDDETCDPGPLRGWMDVALAIDTMRAIRLEARGYQVWTQRIPAAITPKHRLLVGLPASRRPVSATSGVSAGRAARCPPPGRIP; translated from the coding sequence GTGGCATTCGACCCGGCATCGAAGGGACGCCTGACGCGGCACGACCGGGGCCGGTTCCCCGGTGAGGGCCTGTTCGATCGGCTCGGGCGGGCGGTGTGCGACGCGGGCGTCCTGCCCCGCAAGGAGCTCTTCGAGGCCTGGGAAGTGGCGCGGCGCATCCGGCGGCGCCGCCGCGGCGGCCGTGTGGTGGATGTCGGCGGCGGGCACGGCCTGCTGGCGCACGTCATGCTGCTGCTGGACGACTCGTCGCCGGACGCCGTCGTCGTGGATCCCTCGCGGCCCCCGTCGAGCGACGCGCTCGCGCGCGCGCTGACCACCTCGTGGCCCCGCCTGGCGGGCCGCGTGCGCTGGATCGAGGCGCCGCTCGAGTCCGTCGCGCTCGACCGCACGGATGTCGTCGTCTCGAGCCACGCCTGCGGGGCGCTGACGGACCAGGTGCTCGATGCCGCGGCGTCGGCGGGCGCGGCCGTGGCCGTGCTGCCCTGCTGCCACGACGACGAGACGTGCGACCCCGGACCGCTCCGCGGCTGGATGGACGTGGCGCTGGCGATCGACACGATGCGGGCGATCCGCCTCGAGGCTCGTGGCTACCAGGTGTGGACCCAGCGCATTCCGGCGGCCATCACCCCCAAGCATCGGCTGCTCGTCGGCCTCCCGGCGTCGCGTCGACCCGTGTCCGCGACCAGCGGCGTCAGCGCCGGACGGGCCGCCCGTTGCCCTCCGCCCGGCCGTATCCCGTGA